In Streptomyces chartreusis NRRL 3882, the following are encoded in one genomic region:
- a CDS encoding pirin family protein, with amino-acid sequence MPAVTVENPLTLPRVTAPTDAVARPVLAVTTAPSGFEGEGFPVRRAFAGINYRHLDPFIMMDQMGEVEYAPGEPKGTPWHPHRGFETVTYIIDGIFDHQDSNGGGGTITNGDTQWMTAGSGLLHIEAPPEHLVMSGGLFHGLQLWVNLPAKDKMMAPRYQDIRGGSVQLLSTPDGGALLRVIAGELDGHQGPGITHTPITMIHATLAPGAELNLPWREDFNGLAYVLAGRGSVGTERRPVHTGQTAVFGAGSSLTVRADEKQDSHTPDLEVVLLGGQPIREPMAHYGPFVMNTKEELMQAFEDFQKGRLGTIPAVHGMTASGPQD; translated from the coding sequence ATGCCTGCTGTGACCGTCGAGAACCCGTTGACGCTGCCCCGCGTGACCGCGCCGACCGATGCCGTGGCACGTCCCGTGCTCGCTGTCACGACCGCCCCGAGCGGTTTCGAGGGCGAGGGCTTCCCGGTGCGCCGGGCGTTCGCGGGGATCAACTACCGCCATCTCGACCCGTTCATCATGATGGACCAGATGGGTGAGGTGGAGTACGCGCCGGGCGAGCCCAAGGGCACGCCGTGGCACCCGCACCGCGGCTTCGAGACCGTCACGTACATCATCGACGGGATCTTCGACCACCAGGACTCCAACGGCGGTGGCGGCACCATCACCAACGGTGACACCCAGTGGATGACCGCGGGCTCGGGTCTGCTGCACATCGAGGCCCCACCGGAGCATCTCGTCATGTCCGGCGGGCTCTTCCACGGCCTCCAGCTGTGGGTGAACCTCCCGGCCAAGGACAAGATGATGGCCCCGCGCTACCAGGACATCCGCGGCGGCTCGGTCCAGCTGCTCAGCACCCCCGACGGCGGCGCGCTGCTGCGGGTCATCGCCGGTGAGCTGGACGGGCACCAGGGCCCCGGCATCACGCACACGCCGATCACGATGATCCACGCGACGCTGGCGCCGGGCGCCGAGCTCAACCTGCCGTGGCGCGAGGACTTCAACGGCCTGGCGTACGTCCTGGCCGGGCGCGGCAGCGTCGGCACCGAGCGCCGGCCGGTCCACACGGGCCAGACCGCCGTCTTCGGCGCGGGTTCCTCGCTGACCGTCCGCGCGGACGAGAAGCAGGACTCCCACACGCCGGACCTGGAGGTCGTCCTGCTCGGCGGGCAGCCGATCCGCGAGCCGATGGCCCACTACGGCCCGTTCGTGATGAACACCAAGGAAGAACTCATGCAGGCCTTCGAGGACTTCCAGAAGGGCCGGCTGGGGACCATCCCGGCGGTGCACGGCATGACCGCGAGCGGACCGCAGGACTGA